The genomic stretch GACcgccggggggcgggggatgcCGGGCTGCCGCATCAGCGCCTGCGGCCCGGGGGCCCAGGAAGGGACGGCGGAACCGgggtccccgccgccgccgccccgggaGCTCCTGTCGTCCCCtcagcccccgcccccaactccgACCTTGACTCCGACCCCGGCTCAGGTCTCTTCACCGCCCCAAGCGGCCCGGGCGTGGGCGGGCTCGGCGGAGGGGCAGGAGCTACAGCGCTGGCGCCAGGGCGCTAACGTGGGTGCGGGGGGCACCGGGCCGGCagggggcgcggcggcggcggcggcggcgggagcggggGGCCGCGCGCTGGAGCTGGCCGAAGCGCGGCGGCGACTGCTGGAGGTGGAGGGCCGCCGGCGCCTGGTGTCGGAGCTGGAGAGCCGTGTGCTGCAGCTGCACCGCGTCTTCCTGGCGGCCGAGCTGCGCCTAGCGCACCGCGCCGAGAGCCTGGGCCGCCTGGGCGGCGGCGTGGCGCAGGCCGAGCTCTACCTGGCGGCGCACGGGTCGCGCCTCAAGAAGGGCCcgcgccgcggccgccgcggccgcccgcCCGCGCTGCTGGCCTCGGCGCTGGGCCTGGGTGGCTGCGTGCCCTGGGGCGCCGGGCGCCTGCGGCGGGGCCACGGCCCCGAGCCCGACTCGCCCTTCCGCCGAAGTCCGCCCCGcggccccgcctccccccagcGCTGACCTCAGCGCGGGGACCCCTGGCCACCCCCGACAGGCCATCGCCGAGGTGTCGACCGACGGATCGGGACGTCGGCTGGATGGACGGCGTCACCGACGCGGATGGACAGACTGACGGACCCCAGGAAGAGACAGTCGGGGGGCCAGGGGCCCAGTAAAGGAGGCTGAGGTGCGGTCTTAGCGGCTGGCGCAtctgagggggcggggcggggtggtgCAGGGTCCCGATTTCCCTTCCGTGGGGCTTCTGGACCTCCGCTGGGTCCCTAATAAAGCTGTCCATTTTGTTACTGCCTCTCCCAGACCTCCTGGGTTCTGGGGAGTGAGGTGGTAGCACCAAGTCCCCATTATAGAGTTGGAAAAATTGAAGATGCTCAGATTCCAGGAGGGGTTTGCCGGCAAACTTTCACCACTGGGAGCCTGCTGCGCTGACGCAGGccatccacccctccctccctacaCCCGCGTTGCCTTTCCTGGGTCCTTTGTGGCTGTAAGAAGAGTCTTGCCCTTGAGACTGCTGATTTCTGGCGCCGCCCAGCTCTAGACCTTCGGGGAGGACAGAATAATGAGGTCCCAGGATGCGGTGGGGGCTGGGCCAGCAATGTACCACTAAGTTCTCTCCTAAGCCCGTTTCCCATTTGGGGGGACAGAATCCCAGAGAGATTGAGGATTTGTTCCCATCACACTTAGGCCCTTCCACTTCTAGGAGACAGATCTTTTCTCATGCTCTCAAGCAATTTTGCCAAGTCAAGTACATCTTGACTTCGATAACCTGGGTGGGGTATTTGGTAACCGCTTAAGGCCTTACCTGCTCTCCTAAGGTTCCTCcaccgtcccccacccccaacctgtcTCTAAGATGGTTCTGCCAGTCATGGAGCCAGGTGACATCCTTTAACAGGCCCCAAGGGGGTAGGTATGTCATCTACTTCTAGAAGGGGGGGCCTTAAAGGGCCAGACCTGAAATGAGATTGGCTACTATTCTTCCTGTCCACATGCCTATCAGCACCCTGCTCCCCCCTGTCCCCCCTCCGCTGTGAATGGCCAGGCTGCCGTTTTGCTGCTTGGACTGATTGGACTGCAGTCTCCCTTGTTGGTCTGTGAAGTGGTTATCTTCACCTCTGAGAAGGGCTGTAGTGAGGTTAACACAGGGCAGAGGTCATTCTTCCCCCATCAGTCAGAGGAAGGTTTTATCCTTTTAAATCACACCTAGAAacaagcactgcttttgctggtGGATCTAGGAGCTAATTTAAAGCCCTCATTTTACAGCAAGGTCACGTCCCAGCACTGGACAGAACTAGGTCCCAAGCCTGTGTGTCCTTTCCATAGTGTCTCCTCCCTGCCCGGGGGCAGGGTCTAGAGAGCTGGTGTCCAGCCTATCTACTATGTGACCTAGAACAACTCTGCCTCCTCTTTGGACTGGTTTGCTTAGTCCCTCTCTGAACATAGCTGTCCTTCCTCATGTCAGGGCTTGGGAATAGGGAAGAAAGGGTAGGATGAGAATGTCAGAGTCCCTGGAGTCTGGCTTAATCCTAGAGTTTTGAGGGTCAGGTAAACCGCTCTCTGAAAGGCAGAGCCCCAGGGGCCCTCACCTGACTCTcagcccttcctctccctctcctcaggtaCTAAACGTTGGGGCTGGTTTCTAACAGCCAGGCTTTTCCCAAACCCATTCTTGGCTAGGGGAGGGAAGTCCAGGAGGAGGTCTCAGGGAGTCTGAGTGAGCTTGGGGACCAGGAGAGCAGTGAGGGGCCCTGGTGTCCTCTGGCTTCcccggagagagggagacccttTTGAAGTTATTCTGTTCATTCAGGGTCTAGAGGCCCAGAGAAAACAAGGACTTCCTGGAGGTGACACAGGAGCTCAGGCTGCAGCACTGGGCTACAGCCAGGactgtttgttttctgggttgCACAGGAAAGGGGCACTTGGTCCAGAGAAGCTTTTAGCTAATTGTGTAAAGTGCTCTGTGCCATCATAGCGTTGCCTTCTCTGGGATTTATTGGTAATCAGCTTTGTCCTGATTTGGAGGCGGTGGGGGGTGAGGCATTAGAGGTGGTTCTTGCTGGAgaaagtgatgtgtgtgtgtgtgggagataGAGATTGGTCCTAGTGTCACTGGCAGCTCTggtcctctcccccctcccagaTGTCCCACTGCTCACCAAAGGCCTTCGCCCTGGGCACACAGTACTCAGTGACTTGAACCCCAGCTCTTGGTTCAGGACTCCACCCAGGGTTCCTCAGCCAACTAATAAAAATCACTTCCCCACCCCTGTCTGGCCCACCCAACCCCCTCTAggagcctccattttctcctcagtCAACAACCATTAATATCTACTCAGTCCAGGAGCTCAAGAAGGAGCAGTGAATCAGAGGgtctctgcttttaagggcttGTGTTTCCCAGCCCTCGTCTAGGCAGCCTTCCCTGGCAGTCACCATCCCAGGGAACCCTCTGGGGCTGGGCAATTTGTGTTGTTGGAGGGCTATATTTATACCTTCACAAATAACTATAGCTCCTGGTCGGATGACTGACCCCGCTCTGCCCCAACTTTTTGAACACTTTTGTTGATGGCTCCAGCCCTGAGGATCTTGAGAGACTCGTGCATTGAGAACATCGATGGCTAGCCGTGAATCTGGAATCTCAGCAAAGGGAAATGAGAACAGGAATCTTTCTTTAGGCCAGTGTTTGGGCTGGGAGATGAGTTCAAGGTTCTAAGTCAGAATTTGCCCTTTCCCTGGATAAGCCCCCTTCCCTCTCTAGGGATCCCTAGCCAAGTGAGGGCGTTTCTGGGAGGCGCCACCAGAGGGCAGTGTGGGGCTGCTTCCCCGGGCGTGGGGGCGtggcctgaagcaggctctatccCCAACGGTCGCCGCCCCCGACTAGCCCCTTTTCTGCCTTGCAGGGTGCAAGGGGGCCTTCTTTGGCCTTGAGTTTTAAGGGTCTGGCAGACCGAGCGGGTCGTGGCGGTCATTTAGAGAAGGGGCGTACGGCTGGGCCTCCGGTTGGGCCCAGCCCCGGACCTCAGGGGAAGGTTCATCAAGAGAGACTGTCCTGGAAAAAGAGGTTGCCCCTGTTGGTGTTCACCGTCTGAGTGAAAGGCTGGAGTCATTTCGCTCCTCACAGATTTGGTACACCCTGGGGCCGTCTGGGGACCAGGGTGGCTTCCTAGAGATTCGGCATAAACAACAGGTCACAGCCGAGGTGCCTCCAAGCCTGCAGTTCCCCTCACCTTCCAGGTCCCCAGAGAAAATTCAGCCGCCCAGTCTTCTCAGAGATAAAAGAGAGGCTCCCTGCTTTacagcctgggggaggaggcatTTGGGAAAGCTGGGAGATCCCCAGACTATTTCTTCCCCCATTAGTACCTGACGAACCCTGGCCAGGAGTGATAGGGGAAGAGAATCCTTGGTTCCTGAATATTTTAACCACCTCCTCCGTGCTAGGCACTTTACCTTCTATCCATTTCAGTCCTCCCAATCACTCCGCAAAGGGGAGTAGCTGGGAAAAGCACAACCATTTCCgtggttgaggaaactgaggacgaGGTAGGGCAGAGGACTTACCCAAGGACTAGAACCTGCAAACGAGGGGTCCTTTAAACACTAGGCTACCGGCTTTTCATTTACCAGGCTAATGAGGGTTCCATTTGACGGTGGGGGATCTGGGCTCTTACCCTTTAAGTCTGGGTACATTGGCCTCTGGTCCTTGGATCTGGGAGGGGTGTGATGAGATGCTGGAAATGTGGCAGaaggtgcaccccccccccaccccaatcatCTCCACCAAGTTCTGgggcacacccctccccccaggcacccctgggaagcTGGCTCCCCACCCTGGTTGTCTGGGCTCCGGGGGTGAGTCAGGCTGAGTCAGCATACCTGGCTTCAGGCAAGGGCAG from Panthera leo isolate Ple1 chromosome C1, P.leo_Ple1_pat1.1, whole genome shotgun sequence encodes the following:
- the TRNP1 gene encoding TMF-regulated nuclear protein 1, giving the protein MPGCRISACGPGAQEGTAEPGSPPPPPRELLSSPQPPPPTPTLTPTPAQVSSPPQAARAWAGSAEGQELQRWRQGANVGAGGTGPAGGAAAAAAAGAGGRALELAEARRRLLEVEGRRRLVSELESRVLQLHRVFLAAELRLAHRAESLGRLGGGVAQAELYLAAHGSRLKKGPRRGRRGRPPALLASALGLGGCVPWGAGRLRRGHGPEPDSPFRRSPPRGPASPQR